The following are encoded in a window of Rissa tridactyla isolate bRisTri1 unplaced genomic scaffold, bRisTri1.patW.cur.20221130 scaffold_553, whole genome shotgun sequence genomic DNA:
- the EXOSC5 gene encoding LOW QUALITY PROTEIN: exosome complex component RRP46 (The sequence of the model RefSeq protein was modified relative to this genomic sequence to represent the inferred CDS: deleted 4 bases in 3 codons), with the protein DGGGAAGAACGPFSCEQGLLSRPDGSAAFLQGDTSVLAGLYGPAEVKGSKELPDRAALEVLLRPKVGAPGVLERSREQQLRGSCEGCCWGCCTPRTAVTLVLQVLSDAGSLLSCCLNAACLGLLDAGLPLSSLFCGVTCALRPDGAIVLDPTTRQEQEARAVLTFAIASVERKVLMATTKGSCSVEEMQQCLAAAQRAADTIFQFYRDSVRRKYSKS; encoded by the exons tggcggcggggcggcgggtgcTGCTTGCGGCCCCTTCTCCTGcgagcaggggctgctg tcgCGACCCGACGGCTCGGCCGCCTTCCTGCAGG GCGACACCTCGGTGCTGGCCGGGCTCTACGGGCCGGCGGAGGTGAAGGGCAGTAAGGAGCTGCCCGACCGGGCGGCGCTGGAGGTGCTGCTGCGCCCCAAGGTGGG GGCCCCAGGGGTGCTGGAGCGCAGCCGGGAGCAGCAGCTGCGGGGGAGCTGCGag gggtgctgctgggggtgcTGCACCCCCCGCACCGCCGTCACCCTGGTGCTGCAGGTGCTGAGCGACGCCGGCTCC ctgctctcctgctgcctgaacgccgcctgcctggggctgctggacgcggggctgcccctctcctccctcttctgcGGCGTCACCTGCGCCCTGCGCCCCGACGGCGCCATCGTCCTCGACCCCACCACC CGCCAGGAGCAG GAGGCCCGCGCCGTCCTCACCTTCGCCATCGCCAGCGTCGAGAGGAAGGTGCTGATGGCCACCACCAAGGGCAGCTGCTCCGTGGAGGAG ATGCAGCAGTGCCTGGCGGCGGCCCAGCGCGCCGCCGACACCATTTTCCAGTTCTACCGCGATTCCGTCCGGCGGAAATACTCCAAATCCTGA